The DNA window ATGACCGTGCGGCCATGCGGCGGCCGTGCTCGACCACGCTTGAGGTGAGTGCGGTGAGCAGAGGCATCGCCCCGGGACGCGACTTCGGGTCCTCGATTGCTTCACCCACCACATAAAGGGTGCCCCCTTCGTCCGCGAATGATTCCAAGGTGACCGAATCGTTTCGATTGGGTGTGCAGACCTCGCGAATATGAACCGAGGAGAGCGCGGCGAGCGCCCGTACGGTCAACTCCTGTGCGATTTCGCGACGTTCCGGGTACGCCGTGAGGGCGGACTCCAGGAGGCCCGCGGCGCCGCTCGACGCCTCGGGGTGGGTGCGGAGGATACGTACCGGCTCGTGCGCACTGTGGCCCTGCGCCCAGCGGTGCACCTGCCGGAAGGGGCGGCCGTCGACGGCGGCGGCGTGCAGCCAACTGCTCAGCAGCGTCTCCGCGGTGTCGGCCATCGCGGCGTCGAGCCGCGCCTGGGGCCGTATGGGCGCCAGCAGGGCCACCGCTCGCGCGGCGGCGATATCGGAGCGGTCGCAGCCGGTGGTGGGCGACCAGTGGAGGCGGGCCGGGGTGTCGCACAGGTGCCCGGGGTCGTACACGAGGACCGGGCCGAGCTTGGCCCGCGCGCCCTTGGTCTCGGCCCAGAGGCTGGGGTCGGAAGTGACGACGAGCGCCGGACCCTCGGCGTCGAGGACGGCCTGCACGGCGGTGGGTCGGCGGGCCTCAGGGCTGCCGTAGAGCAGACGGGGCGTACGGGGGGCCGGGACGGCGGAGGCGGACCGAGTGGGGAGGTACGGGCTCGTGGCGGCCTGGCTCCCTGGCGGGTGGGTACCGGGGTGGGTACCGGGGTGGACGCCGGGGTGCGGGCCGGGGGCAGTGGCGGCGGCGTGGAGGGGTGCGGCGGCGGACACGCTTGAGGCGGATTCGGTGCCCGGGGTGTGGGCGGCGGCCGGCTCGGGCCTTGCCGCGGATTCGTGACCGGGTCCGTGGACACCTGTCCTGGCGCTGCCGCCGGCATGATCAGGGTGCGGCAGAGCGGCGGATTCGTGACCCGCGTAGTCCGCGTAATCCTTGTAATCCGCGTAGGCCGCACCCGCGCCGGTGTGGGGCACAGCCGCGGGTACGTGGCCGGCGCCCGTGCCTTCCGCGTCACCCGGACGGGTACCGGCGCCGGCGTGCGGCGGGGCGGCGGGGCGGTTGTAGTGCGGCTCCGCCCCGGTTTGCTTCGCCGTCGTCGCCGCCGCTCTCGCCGTTTCGCGCTGTGCCTTCAGACGGGCCAGTACGCCGATCACGAAGATCGTCAGTACGCACGCCACCATCAGCTCGCCGATGAGCAGGCCCCAGAACAGTCCGTACCCCGACAACTGGTCCGGCGGTGTGTCCGGCCATGCGGCCGCGATGTCCTGCGGGGCGCCCAACAGGCGGCGCAGGGCCAGCGGCGTACGGGCGAAGGTGACGCCGTCCGGCCACGCGCCGCGGGCGAACAGGCCCGCGAGGCCCGTCGCCAGCCATGCCAGGATCGTCAGGCCGAGCAGGAACGCCAGCAGGCCGACCAGCAGGGAGTCGGGGATGCCGCGTTCCCCCGGCTGCTGGTGGCCGTGCCGCCCGTCGTGGTGCTGTCTCATGTCAGGCGACCGTCGA is part of the Streptomyces agglomeratus genome and encodes:
- a CDS encoding type IV secretory system conjugative DNA transfer family protein, with product MRQHHDGRHGHQQPGERGIPDSLLVGLLAFLLGLTILAWLATGLAGLFARGAWPDGVTFARTPLALRRLLGAPQDIAAAWPDTPPDQLSGYGLFWGLLIGELMVACVLTIFVIGVLARLKAQRETARAAATTAKQTGAEPHYNRPAAPPHAGAGTRPGDAEGTGAGHVPAAVPHTGAGAAYADYKDYADYAGHESAALPHPDHAGGSARTGVHGPGHESAARPEPAAAHTPGTESASSVSAAAPLHAAATAPGPHPGVHPGTHPGTHPPGSQAATSPYLPTRSASAVPAPRTPRLLYGSPEARRPTAVQAVLDAEGPALVVTSDPSLWAETKGARAKLGPVLVYDPGHLCDTPARLHWSPTTGCDRSDIAAARAVALLAPIRPQARLDAAMADTAETLLSSWLHAAAVDGRPFRQVHRWAQGHSAHEPVRILRTHPEASSGAAGLLESALTAYPERREIAQELTVRALAALSSVHIREVCTPNRNDSVTLESFADEGGTLYVVGEAIEDPKSRPGAMPLLTALTSSVVEHGRRMAARSSDGRLDPPMTFVLDDVAAVAPLPQLPELLSTGQDQGLPTLVLLRSQEQGRARWPDHTLAAG